Within Malus domestica chromosome 04, GDT2T_hap1, the genomic segment atatattttaaaaagaaaaaaaaagaaagacaaaaattCGATGGAGTTTTAGAGTATCTTATAGTCCAGATCTTTAACCATGGAATATTAATTATTGTATctttgatcaaaattttaataatttaaactcCAAAATATAAGAAATTCTAGTACGCTGAAACACCATAGAAAATTCTCACAATTTAATCCATTGTTTATGAAGAATTACATATgaccaatgttctaaaaatcaaCCTAGACGGCCACCTAGGCACTAAGCGGTGAAGGCCCGCCCTGATTTTGGGCAAATTGTTTCGAAAAATCGATCTGGAGCTAGGCGGTCCTAGACggttttcttttaatatttttatattttttattaattgtgtgtttttttcttttttggtttcatgattgtatacttatggaaatggtgtacctaatttgcaaatgatggatttactacaagttcatccaatagTGAAACGAATTGGAGCACTTTTGAGGGGAtacatacaaagaaaagaaataaactagATACAACAAGGTTAAATAATTTAGTCTATGTCCAATCCAATGGAAAGAtcatgaagaagaaaaatttagtctatcattcaaatcatcctcattatgattatatacttactgttttttaaatattgaactttttttatgtatataatttgtgtattcttctacttctatttttgcattttatcattcttttattatccatacaagGATAGTTTTTTTTAGATGTAAATAGGCACTtatttacaatatatataataaatttacataaatttaCCTAGGCATTAGACCCTTACCCGCCGTCTGACTAGCGTTTAGCAATGTTTAGAACCTTGCATATATCATGgtgcagaatttttttttttccggcagatttatatattaaattgaGCAAAAATAATTGGAGAACAAGCAAGTGGGATCGCACACTTTGCCAGTCCCATCCTAATCTCACATGTTATCTTTTCCTCTCCCAACTTGTGGGGTCTTAACTTCGAGAACTTCAAAAATCACTCATCAAGCACCATGATTTATTGTGAAAAACAGAAGGGGGAAAAAGCCTGCCGCCAAATGTGCCATGTTTTATAGATTATAATCTTTGAGATGACATGCATGTTCGTAGAATTTCCTATCAAGAGGCATTACTATAAAGTTTGGGTTACAGCATGGTACTGCAAAGCATTTATATACCGTTACATAACGTGTTGATAATAAGTCAATATAACTTATTGGTTATCAATAATCTATAACATGCTTAGATAACTTAATAAATATTGACATATTATCATGATATggtattagcacttcaaaatagTCATTTTGTATACTTTTGTTCTTTTCTACAAGCAATAAGAAAGATTGcagaataattttttaaaatgctAATAACAGATCTAACCGGTGATAGCAAATATGCAAATCTGAAAGGAAAAGAACACCATCTCTTAGAAGTTGCCCCATGATGATCACAATTATCACATCTCAGCTTCCTCTCCCACATCTATATATACCTTTCATCTTTGTACTAACCACTACCACCTCACCTATTTCATCTCTCTCTGTGGGTATACTtagctaaagaaaaaaaaatgatgaagggaAAGTTTGTAAGGGTGTGTGCAAACAAGTGGAGGAAGATAGGGAGTGGAGGGAGCATACCTTCTTCCACGTGCTGTGAAAACTGCTGCCAATGGCCTCTCTGGCCTTCCATGCAAGAAGAAAACTCCATCCCAAAAGATGTCCCAAAGGGTCACTTAGTAATCTACGTAGGTGAAAATCACAAGAGGTTTGTGATCAAAATCACCTTGCTTAACCACCCTCTCTTCAAGGCAGTGCTCGATCAAGCTCAAGAAGAATACGATTACAATGCTGATTCGAAGCTCTACATCCCGTGTGATGAGAGCCTTTTCCTCGACATTGTTCGCTGTGCTAGCTCGCCGGATGATCATCGAAGGATTCCTCTGTGTCTCTGAGAATTCAATTGAGTGCACTAACAAAGAACACTGAGGTATTTAGTTGATTCATGAGGTCTCTGCTCCAATCATAATAAATCAGGAGAAATATATGGCCTTATTGTTGTTGTACAATATGGAGAGGTGTAAGAGATTAATATTATTCTAATTTGTAGGTCACCAAATTGTGACTCAGTTCAAAAATTAGTAAGTTCTGTTCTGCTTCCTCTGCTGTTTTTATAGGATTGGAATTTGGTGTGTATGAAACATAACTGGAGTGGTTCAGATTCCAAACTAAGTACATCAGCACCAAAATCTGAAGTACAGTACTGGACCACTGCTCAACTTTTATGAACGAAACTCCAACTTCTATTGGTACGACATTGTTACAGGAGAATCATTATCAGCACTCTAAAATAATCATCTCGCAATCTTTAATATTGATGGAAAGGAAGTAAGGaacattgaaaattttgaaatagtTGCACATATTTCactgaaaataaaaggaaaataaaatgattttCGCACTACCATTTCTCTTTATGCCCTTCATTGTTTCACCAGTCATTCCTCTTAATTTAAATCCCTATGATTTCTCATCTCCCACATTGTAGTTGCTGTCTAAatatttgagatttttatttaattttttatgtctattggaattttttttttttttttgaacaaacaatattatctcaCTAAAGGGGAGATGTgaacttagtctcacaatgaactagcaatacaacaacaacaacaacaaagccttttcccactaagtggggtcggctatatgaatcctagaacgccattgcgctcggttttgtgtcatgtcctccgttagatccaagtactctaagtcttttcttagagtctcttccaaagttttcctaggtcttcctctaccccttcggccctgaacctctgtcccgtagtcacatcttcgaaccagagcgtcagtcggccttctttgcacatgtccaaatcaccggagccgattttctctcatctttcctacaatttcggctactcctactttacctcggatatcctcattcccaatcttatcctttctcgtgtgcccacaaatcccacaaagcatcctcatctccgctacacccattttgtgtacgtgttgatgcttcaccgcccaacattctgtgccatacaacatcgctggccttattgccgtcctataaaattttcccttgagcttcagtggcctacgacggtcacacaacacgccggatgcactcttacacttcatccatccagctcgtattctatggttgagatctccatctaattctccgttctcttgcaagatagatcctaggtagcgaaaacggtcgctttttgtgatcttcgctagattgctccggtcattagtgtggataagtatataaatggatagagataggaaagcaaacacaagatgtacgtggttcacccagattggctacgtccacggaatagaagagttctcattaattgtgaagggtttacacaagtacataggttcaagctctcctttagtgagtacaagtgaatgatttagtacaaatgacattaggaaatattgtgggagaatgatctcgtaatcacgaaacttctaagtatcggagcgTGGtgtcatcttgacttgccttatctgtctcataggtagatgtggcatcttctctggaagtactcttcctccatccaggggtggtatctttaactggtggagatgcacaagataatgtatcaatttcacttgaagcttacttgtagtttcaggcttggtcaagcgcgatacaaaccatgtagtaggagtcccccaagtcgccgagctagggggtctgctgaaagaggtgacagacaaggtaagcaatcagagctccgactgattgttcaccttctccccatcttgcagcagcatgaaggataaagagaagaaaaatgagaagagatgatatgagatacttttgcttttgaagaagtaactttccacaggcttattcttgaactgagctggagggttttctggtttcctccagagtatcaggccgactgaagaatttgagggtcaaaacaagtccatcaaatctagagtacgttccaccctgctgatatgggatacttttgcttttgacagagtaatggatgtatcggcacgtgttctgttacgcttgtctccacatgcttccttgtatccttcgcacttgccctatctgttcctcaagcagatacggaatcttccctggaaacataagatgttgaagatgagtactcgagagcaatgccaggtaagtaatcaggtaaggggttccaggcagtcagttcctggctggaagcttgattccaagtgttgactgattgctctctttctccttgtcttgcaggtaaaaacaaggccaaaggaaaagacagggaaaaagcatgatatgagatactcttgcttttaaccctgatgatatgagatattcttgctctagtatagcttgtttgcagaggtattatcggggggaaagaaagctgaatatttcgaaaggcttcgttgggagtgccttctcagatatgatgaagggttgagcatttttgcaggtctgcctgtccgttggggatggaggtcgacatatataggagtctccctaacaacaagtagtaatgctattcatttaccctgcttggtcatagcacggtagtgggagctgccagtttcacatgttttaactctgtcagagcactttgaaaaagtggtctgtggtatctggctctcgagattcggagaacgatgcctcttcgatttttgagaaagcaatcatgctgggggtctggctctcgagattcggagagcagtgtctcttcgatttttgaggaagtaatcatgttgggagtttagctctcgagattcggagggcggtgcctcttcgattttggagcaagcaatcctgttgggagtgttgtctcgaatgtgagtaaaggttgggcatgtttgctagtctaccttgccccgaagcacaaaggttgacacacagggactttccaattatctagcaatggtactgttcctttaccctttcttcgcttttgagaaagtagtcatgttgggagtctggctctcgagattcggaggacggtgcctcttcgattttggagcaagcaatcttgttgggagtgttttctcgaatgtgagtaaaggttgggcatgtttgctagtctaccttgccacgaagcacaaaggttgacacacaggaactttccaattatccagcaatggtactgttcctttacccttgtgggtaataatatggtagctaaaccttcaaaatttatgtgtctaaactttgttagtgctgtttctttgctattcttttacctttcttggtcagagcgatgtagtgggagctgcaagcttcacgtgctcaactttggcagagaactttggcaaagttatctgtggtacccatgagctattgttgcgtgtgggaagtgggtgattgaacagtaagattcatgtgctttctacttcaccagaagtcttcgacagaatgcccataatttctgcaaagctgagtgtgcgtgtgacaggtgctgacaaggctagaatagtaggtgcctcttcgatttctgagatcagccctcgtggtctctgagcagcccagcttttgagaaagcgagcgcctcttcgattgattcggagaacgatgcctcatcaatttttgagaaagcaatcatgctgggggtctggctctcgaagattcggggagcagtgtctcttcgatttttgagaaagtaatcatgttgggagtctggctctcgagattcggagggcggtgcctcttcgattttggagcaagcaatcttgttgggagtgttttctcgaatgtgagtaaaggttgggcatgtttgctagtctaccttgccacgaagcacagaggttgacacccaaggactttccaattatccagcaatggtactgttcctttaccctctcttcgatttttaagaaagtagtcatgttgggagtctgactctcaagattcagataacggtgcctcttcgattttggagcaagcaatcttattgggagtgttttctcgaatgtgagtaaaggttgggcatgtttgctagtctaccttgccacgaagcacagagattgacacacagggactttctaattatccagcagtggtactgttcctttacccttgtgggtaataatatggtagctagaccttcaaaatttatgggtctaaactttgttagtgttgtttctttgctattcttttacccttcttggtcagagcgatgtagtgggagctgcaagcttcacgtgctcaactttggcagagaactttggcaaagttatctgtggtacccatgagctattgttgcgtgtgggaagtgggtgattgaacagtaagattcatgtgttttctacttccccagaagtcttcgacagaatgcccataatttccgcaaagctgagtgtgcgtgtgacaggtgctgacaaggctggaaaagtaggtgcctcttcgatttctgagatcggccctcgtggtctctggggagcccagcttttgagaaagcgaacgcctcttcgatttctgagatcggccttcgtggtctttgagcagcccaacttttgagaaagcaaacgcctcttcgatttgtgagatcaaccctcgtgatctctaagcagcccatcttttgagaaagcaaacgcctcttcgatttctgagcaggcgcctcttcgatt encodes:
- the LOC108173264 gene encoding indole-3-acetic acid-induced protein ARG7 translates to MMKGKFVRVCANKWRKIGSGGSIPSSTCCENCCQWPLWPSMQEENSIPKDVPKGHLVIYVGENHKRFVIKITLLNHPLFKAVLDQAQEEYDYNADSKLYIPCDESLFLDIVRCASSPDDHRRIPLCL